Proteins encoded in a region of the Acidiferrobacteraceae bacterium genome:
- a CDS encoding ferritin-like domain-containing protein: MASEGYHEEVQDLSDETRDMHRAIVSLMEELEAVDWYNQRVDACKDPELKAILAHNRDEEKEHASMVLEWIRRKDPRFDHELKDYLFTDKEIAHK, translated from the coding sequence ATGGCAAGCGAAGGCTATCACGAGGAAGTACAGGATCTGTCCGATGAGACGCGCGACATGCATCGCGCGATCGTATCCCTGATGGAAGAACTGGAGGCGGTGGACTGGTACAACCAGCGCGTCGATGCGTGCAAGGATCCTGAACTCAAAGCCATCCTCGCGCACAATCGCGACGAGGAGAAGGAACATGCGTCCATGGTGCTGGAGTGGATCCGTCGCAAGGATCCGCGTTTCGATCATGAGCTGAAAGACTACCTGTTTACCGACAAGGAAATTGCACACAAGTGA
- a CDS encoding DUF3501 family protein, whose translation MSRKLKREDLWSLEEYARERAGFRVQVMAHKKNRQIHIGPNVTLYFEDRMIMQYQIQEMLRAERIFEDEGIQEELDAYNPLIPDGTNWKATFMIEFSDEDERRDALARMVGIEDRVWVQVHGFDRVWAIADEDLERETEEKTSSVHFLRFELSPEMIQAVKTGADIGVGIDHDAYRYGVDTLAAPNRESLLDDLN comes from the coding sequence ATGTCCCGGAAACTCAAGCGCGAAGATCTGTGGAGTCTCGAAGAGTATGCCCGCGAGCGGGCCGGGTTCCGCGTCCAGGTGATGGCGCACAAGAAGAATCGTCAGATTCATATCGGCCCGAATGTGACGCTCTATTTCGAAGACCGGATGATCATGCAGTACCAGATCCAGGAAATGCTTCGTGCCGAACGGATCTTCGAGGACGAAGGGATCCAGGAGGAGCTGGATGCCTACAATCCGCTCATTCCCGACGGCACCAACTGGAAAGCAACTTTCATGATCGAGTTTTCCGACGAGGATGAGCGACGCGACGCGCTTGCCCGCATGGTCGGGATCGAGGACCGTGTGTGGGTACAGGTTCACGGATTCGACCGGGTCTGGGCCATCGCCGACGAGGATCTGGAGCGCGAAACCGAAGAAAAGACCTCGTCCGTACATTTCCTGCGTTTTGAGTTGAGTCCGGAGATGATCCAGGCAGTCAAGACAGGTGCGGACATCGGTGTAGGGATCGACCATGATGCCTACCGGTACGGCGTCGATACTCTGGCGGCTCCAAATCGGGAATCCCTGCTGGACGATTTGAACTAG